One segment of Bacillus alkalisoli DNA contains the following:
- a CDS encoding glycosyl transferase → MNKQAMVYFIFGIIILLLSSPLGYSLVNIVYRNQNLTGEFVPLLNGFIHSLMLIGILVFSIGVVTLLKDRK, encoded by the coding sequence ATGAACAAACAAGCAATGGTATATTTTATTTTTGGGATTATTATTTTACTGCTTAGTTCACCTTTAGGGTACAGCCTGGTTAACATAGTGTATCGAAACCAGAATTTAACTGGAGAATTTGTACCTCTTCTAAACGGATTTATACATTCATTGATGTTAATTGGTATCTTGGTATTTAGTATTGGAGTAGTTACTTTACTAAAAGACAGGAAATAA
- a CDS encoding DUF6366 family protein yields MSNDKKETPEQKRERLRQEELKRNPTGNMNDAFNRANSRNLADLVGSLGWKGTGILTLIIIFGFFIVSLLFK; encoded by the coding sequence ATGAGTAATGATAAAAAAGAAACTCCTGAACAAAAGAGAGAGAGGTTGAGACAGGAGGAATTAAAAAGAAATCCTACTGGTAATATGAATGATGCTTTTAATAGAGCAAACAGTAGAAACCTAGCTGATTTAGTAGGTAGTTTAGGTTGGAAAGGTACTGGAATTCTTACTCTTATAATCATATTTGGATTTTTTATTGTATCACTCTTATTTAAGTAA
- a CDS encoding tetratricopeptide repeat protein, which produces MNKELDKAIDLRKRGKHKESNELLKRLVDEFPDDASINYQCAWSFDLLGEEAKAVPFYENAIKFGLHPADLEGALLGLGSTYRTLGEYEKSKNTFLKGMDLFPDNRAMQTFYSMTLYNLKEHKKAMELLLKCLIETTNDPDISSYKKAIEFYSDKLDEIWK; this is translated from the coding sequence ATGAACAAAGAATTAGATAAAGCAATAGATTTACGGAAAAGGGGAAAACATAAAGAATCAAATGAATTATTAAAAAGATTAGTAGATGAGTTTCCTGATGATGCATCGATTAACTACCAATGTGCTTGGAGTTTTGACCTATTAGGAGAAGAAGCTAAAGCAGTACCTTTCTATGAAAATGCTATTAAGTTTGGGTTACATCCAGCGGATTTGGAAGGAGCCTTATTGGGATTAGGTAGTACATACAGAACATTAGGAGAATATGAAAAGTCAAAAAATACGTTTCTAAAAGGGATGGACCTATTCCCCGACAATAGAGCAATGCAAACGTTCTATTCGATGACCTTATATAATTTGAAGGAACATAAGAAAGCTATGGAGCTATTACTAAAATGCTTGATAGAGACGACAAACGACCCGGACATTTCCAGTTATAAAAAAGCAATTGAATTCTATTCGGATAAATTAGATGAAATTTGGAAGTAG
- a CDS encoding GNAT family N-acetyltransferase encodes MFPTLETERLVLREITKNDAEGIFACFSNEDVTRYYGQDTLENIEQAEAFVDFFANSYKEKRGIRWGIEIKGTQGIIGTIGFNSWSSKHKRAEIGYDIHPNHWRKGYTYEAVSKVIEYGFSEFGLTRIGAVVFTDNEASNKLLTKVGFLKEGVLRDYMYQNGEPYDTYVYSLLKYYS; translated from the coding sequence ATGTTTCCAACATTAGAGACAGAAAGATTGGTACTTAGAGAAATAACAAAGAATGATGCAGAGGGTATATTTGCTTGTTTTTCAAATGAAGATGTAACACGGTATTATGGGCAAGATACTTTAGAAAATATAGAACAAGCAGAAGCATTTGTTGATTTCTTTGCAAATAGTTACAAGGAAAAAAGAGGGATACGTTGGGGAATTGAAATTAAAGGAACTCAAGGAATTATAGGCACTATTGGATTCAATTCTTGGTCCTCTAAACATAAACGAGCAGAGATAGGGTATGACATACATCCTAATCACTGGAGAAAGGGATATACCTATGAAGCCGTATCTAAAGTAATTGAATACGGCTTTAGTGAATTTGGTCTAACTAGGATAGGTGCAGTTGTCTTTACAGATAATGAGGCTTCTAATAAGTTGCTTACCAAAGTAGGATTTCTAAAAGAAGGTGTTCTAAGGGATTATATGTATCAAAATGGAGAGCCATATGATACATATGTGTACTCATTACTAAAATATTATAGTTAA
- a CDS encoding DUF4190 domain-containing protein: MNETILTSKREETNIHAILSLIFGIMSLLGMMFTLIFGIVFALPGFILGIIGIKKTSTTNQPGRSLALAGLICSFLGLVLPLIIFIITILFFTPSDFIIE, from the coding sequence ATGAATGAAACCATCCTAACGTCCAAACGGGAAGAGACTAATATTCATGCAATTCTATCTTTGATTTTCGGGATTATGTCGCTTCTGGGAATGATGTTTACTTTGATATTTGGAATTGTTTTTGCTTTACCTGGATTTATCCTTGGAATAATAGGCATTAAAAAAACTAGTACTACCAATCAACCTGGCAGATCTCTTGCTTTAGCCGGGCTAATATGCAGTTTTTTAGGCCTAGTCTTACCATTAATTATTTTTATCATCACTATTCTTTTTTTCACACCATCCGATTTCATTATAGAGTAA
- a CDS encoding DUF368 domain-containing protein has product MLGIIFRGMAVGITETVPGISGSTVAMILGIYERLIYSLSILTTKHRREALPFLFTFGTGMVIGFAISIFIINYLLSYYRTPTLMFFIGIIVGFLPYLWKETLNHSKNKIKLKHYIIMFLFLSIVVLSQPLSGINQMDLNNLAIADYIFFAVAGFIASTALVLPGISGALILIILGIYDIATASLMSFDLPIILAIGSGIVLGVLLTSRLIRYLLTNYTVETYAAMIGLVSGSIYAIWYHLDSIVSTSTIVVSLITFFGGIAFIITLKQTQNNKF; this is encoded by the coding sequence ATGTTAGGTATTATATTTCGAGGCATGGCGGTTGGAATAACAGAAACCGTTCCTGGTATTAGTGGCAGTACAGTTGCTATGATTTTAGGAATTTATGAACGACTAATATATTCGTTAAGTATTTTGACAACAAAACATAGAAGAGAGGCTTTACCTTTTCTATTTACATTTGGGACAGGTATGGTCATTGGATTTGCTATTTCTATCTTTATTATCAATTATTTATTAAGTTACTATCGCACACCAACGCTTATGTTTTTTATTGGTATTATTGTAGGCTTCTTGCCTTACCTTTGGAAAGAAACACTCAATCATTCAAAAAACAAAATTAAATTAAAACATTACATAATAATGTTCTTGTTTTTAAGCATTGTAGTATTAAGTCAACCTTTAAGTGGCATAAATCAAATGGATTTAAATAATTTAGCTATTGCCGACTATATATTCTTTGCCGTTGCAGGGTTTATTGCAAGTACCGCTCTTGTTCTCCCAGGAATAAGCGGTGCTTTAATACTGATTATATTAGGTATATATGATATAGCAACAGCATCATTAATGTCCTTTGATTTGCCGATAATTTTAGCGATTGGTTCTGGTATAGTGTTAGGAGTTCTTTTGACCAGTAGGCTTATTCGGTACTTATTAACAAATTATACGGTAGAAACCTATGCGGCGATGATTGGGTTAGTTAGTGGTTCAATTTATGCGATTTGGTATCATTTAGATAGTATAGTTAGCACTTCAACTATCGTAGTGTCATTGATAACTTTTTTTGGTGGTATTGCTTTTATAATTACTTTAAAGCAAACTCAAAACAATAAATTTTAG
- a CDS encoding nucleoside triphosphate pyrophosphohydrolase produces MPFYNKLVRDKIPNIIESTGKKFTTTILSDDEYIKELKKKSYEELEEYMATENNQEAKEELADLLEIIHTLANYHGSSIEEIEQIRKEKAQKSGRFQEKIFLVEVED; encoded by the coding sequence ATGCCTTTTTACAACAAACTAGTCCGTGACAAAATACCAAATATAATAGAATCTACAGGGAAAAAGTTTACAACAACCATTCTTTCTGACGATGAATACATAAAAGAATTAAAGAAAAAAAGCTACGAAGAACTAGAAGAATACATGGCTACTGAAAATAATCAAGAAGCAAAGGAAGAATTAGCTGACCTTCTAGAAATAATCCACACACTTGCTAACTACCACGGTTCATCAATAGAAGAAATAGAGCAAATCCGTAAAGAAAAAGCGCAAAAAAGTGGTAGATTCCAAGAAAAGATATTTTTAGTAGAAGTAGAGGATTAA
- a CDS encoding cobalamin-binding protein, giving the protein MKLISICPSNTEIVAYLGLTSTLIGVDNYSDWPEDVQSLPKLGPDLNIDMDKVEKLKPDLVLASLSVPGMERNIEELKQRNIPYLIVPNPKTLTEVGECLLFVGKATNTEEKAKRLHEKYTLILENYRLLAKQVQKPKTLYWEWWAKPIFTPGATNWLTEISELAGGVNVFQDKAQASVQTDWEEVNKRNPDVMCIVWVGVQKEKVNPKVILKRAESEQMNAIKNNHLYILEEPLFCRPSPRLLLGLNKIASILHPTIFPPYIENSDLLLDEG; this is encoded by the coding sequence ATGAAATTAATTTCTATTTGCCCAAGTAATACAGAAATAGTAGCTTACTTAGGTTTAACCTCTACGTTAATAGGTGTCGATAATTACTCGGATTGGCCAGAGGATGTTCAATCATTACCTAAGCTAGGTCCTGATTTGAATATTGATATGGACAAAGTGGAAAAGCTGAAGCCTGATTTAGTGTTGGCCTCTCTAAGTGTACCTGGAATGGAACGAAATATCGAAGAATTGAAGCAGAGAAATATCCCCTATTTAATTGTACCTAATCCTAAGACATTAACAGAGGTTGGAGAATGTCTATTGTTTGTTGGAAAAGCGACGAATACGGAAGAAAAAGCTAAACGATTGCATGAGAAATACACGTTAATACTAGAAAACTATCGATTGTTAGCTAAGCAAGTACAAAAGCCGAAAACCCTTTACTGGGAATGGTGGGCTAAACCTATTTTTACACCAGGAGCAACGAATTGGTTAACGGAAATTAGTGAGCTAGCTGGTGGGGTAAATGTATTTCAGGATAAGGCACAAGCAAGTGTTCAAACAGATTGGGAGGAAGTTAATAAAAGAAATCCCGATGTGATGTGTATTGTTTGGGTTGGCGTACAGAAGGAAAAGGTTAATCCTAAAGTAATACTTAAACGAGCTGAGTCGGAACAAATGAATGCGATTAAAAACAATCATTTATACATATTAGAAGAACCATTGTTTTGTAGACCATCGCCTAGATTATTACTCGGTTTAAATAAAATAGCAAGTATCCTTCACCCTACTATATTTCCGCCATATATAGAAAATAGTGATTTATTATTGGATGAAGGCTAA
- a CDS encoding phosphotransferase enzyme family protein: MEPKILELLNKIYPIDFTKIELVTNEMYRCTAVQGNFFARITNYKTYAEQLEEVTYTNFLYDEGFGVSPTISSLNGKLIERIILDREYLTVLYKAAPGVHLPRAQWNASILKELGRQIGRLHRYSKKFENKETIKYINDWHDNEEYDFLKYIPKEESTIREIAQEILSTIKNLPKSHSTYGLLHGDLWLENILVDGNSNLTMVDFQDCEKNFYIFDLAVPIYSALEYSYVGNGNIIDYGRSITKAIIEGYQEENEISPEMLDKLPLFIKLKEIFEYSLMHMYWNKEKLTEEQIRIMNHFRLRIEHNHSILSI; this comes from the coding sequence ATGGAACCAAAGATACTAGAATTGCTCAACAAAATATATCCAATAGATTTTACTAAGATTGAACTAGTAACAAATGAAATGTATCGGTGTACTGCAGTTCAAGGTAACTTCTTCGCTAGAATAACGAACTATAAAACATATGCTGAACAGTTAGAAGAAGTTACTTATACAAACTTTTTGTATGATGAAGGATTTGGCGTATCGCCAACCATATCTTCCTTAAACGGTAAATTAATAGAAAGGATAATACTTGATAGGGAATACTTGACTGTATTATATAAAGCGGCTCCTGGTGTACATTTACCAAGGGCTCAATGGAATGCCAGTATATTAAAAGAATTAGGTCGACAAATTGGTAGGTTACATCGTTATTCAAAGAAGTTTGAAAATAAAGAGACGATTAAATATATCAACGATTGGCATGATAATGAGGAGTATGATTTCCTTAAATATATCCCTAAAGAAGAAAGCACGATTAGAGAAATTGCGCAGGAGATTTTATCTACAATAAAAAATCTGCCCAAAAGTCATTCAACTTATGGCTTACTACATGGAGATTTATGGTTAGAAAACATATTGGTTGATGGTAATTCGAATCTGACCATGGTTGATTTTCAGGATTGTGAGAAAAATTTTTATATTTTTGATTTAGCTGTACCAATTTACAGTGCATTGGAGTATTCGTATGTAGGAAATGGTAACATCATTGACTATGGACGTTCTATTACTAAAGCAATAATCGAAGGGTATCAAGAGGAAAATGAAATATCTCCAGAGATGTTAGACAAACTTCCTCTATTTATTAAACTAAAAGAAATATTTGAATACAGCTTAATGCATATGTATTGGAATAAAGAGAAGTTAACCGAAGAACAAATACGAATAATGAACCATTTTAGATTAAGGATTGAACATAATCACTCCATTCTAAGTATTTAA
- a CDS encoding GNAT family N-acetyltransferase produces the protein MNLFNIIKNKQEYWLVDQIKKDNIPKEAYLHHFTQILEEWGHLRIGYLSLLMDESFESWLLEKKFRKISSIVEYTRKLADLPEIDDQFGWHSLSEGLMDDNEYAKLYDLCRSRSANKNIRQPIDQVMNSLNNELGPEWRRHCYYFINDEVIIGISIPHIEIGTEGRLFYFGVLPNLRGQGLGGNIHKISLVLLKKFQANYYVGSTDVNNSYMIKIFEKNGCELRDRKGIYKIVK, from the coding sequence TTGAACTTATTTAATATCATCAAAAACAAACAAGAATATTGGCTTGTTGATCAAATCAAAAAAGATAATATTCCAAAAGAAGCATACTTACATCATTTTACACAAATCTTGGAGGAATGGGGCCACCTGAGGATCGGCTATTTATCTTTACTTATGGATGAAAGTTTTGAAAGCTGGCTACTCGAAAAAAAGTTTCGCAAGATTTCAAGTATTGTTGAGTATACAAGGAAACTGGCGGATTTACCGGAAATTGATGATCAATTTGGTTGGCATTCTCTTTCAGAAGGATTGATGGATGACAATGAATATGCAAAATTATACGACCTTTGCCGATCGAGGTCTGCCAATAAAAATATAAGGCAGCCTATTGACCAAGTCATGAATTCGCTCAACAATGAATTGGGACCGGAGTGGCGCCGGCATTGTTATTATTTCATTAATGATGAAGTTATAATTGGGATAAGTATTCCTCATATTGAAATAGGGACTGAAGGAAGATTATTTTACTTTGGCGTTCTCCCTAATCTAAGAGGACAAGGACTGGGGGGGAATATCCATAAAATCAGTCTGGTATTACTCAAGAAATTCCAGGCCAACTATTATGTTGGCAGCACCGATGTGAACAACTCTTACATGATTAAAATCTTTGAGAAAAATGGATGCGAACTCCGCGATCGAAAAGGGATTTATAAGATAGTTAAGTAA
- a CDS encoding VOC family protein translates to MVKLYRVILPVTDIEKATEYYSFIFNVSGKRVSPGRHYFDCEGTILACFDPKADGDIFSLRRNPDYIYFSVSELEKVYERVKMTGCPIDERIETQPWGERCFYAKDPFGNRICFVDDSTVFLGHEQE, encoded by the coding sequence TTGGTTAAATTATATAGAGTGATTTTACCAGTTACAGATATTGAAAAAGCAACGGAGTACTACTCCTTTATTTTTAATGTTTCAGGGAAAAGGGTTTCACCAGGTAGGCATTATTTTGATTGTGAGGGGACAATTTTAGCGTGTTTTGATCCTAAAGCAGATGGAGATATTTTTTCATTGAGAAGAAACCCTGATTACATATACTTTTCAGTTTCTGAACTTGAAAAAGTGTATGAACGCGTAAAAATGACTGGTTGTCCAATTGATGAGAGGATTGAGACTCAACCTTGGGGAGAAAGATGTTTTTATGCCAAAGATCCTTTTGGCAATCGGATTTGTTTTGTAGACGACAGTACCGTGTTTTTAGGACATGAACAGGAATAG
- a CDS encoding helix-turn-helix domain-containing protein, with protein MLITNEETMKSFQSFSSVTELDQTVRGYFYHYKNSMSLNTQKVLNFIWKNSVEVYGASSCSIKTIANEVGSSERQVNRALNKLIEMKIVKRIPTYRESGARDVNILVIQPFPHKERKTSMTTAPKSSIDISMPIQFRTIGELFLPPEQVKHLWQCVLVAYERKC; from the coding sequence TTGTTGATCACAAATGAAGAAACGATGAAAAGCTTTCAATCTTTCTCCTCTGTCACGGAATTAGACCAAACAGTAAGAGGCTACTTCTATCATTACAAAAATTCCATGTCCCTAAATACACAAAAAGTACTGAACTTCATATGGAAAAATTCTGTCGAAGTATATGGAGCTTCCTCTTGTAGCATAAAAACAATCGCAAATGAGGTCGGCAGTTCCGAAAGACAGGTCAATCGAGCATTAAACAAATTAATAGAGATGAAGATTGTGAAAAGAATACCGACCTATAGAGAAAGTGGTGCTAGAGACGTCAACATACTAGTGATACAGCCATTTCCACATAAAGAGAGAAAAACCTCAATGACCACTGCACCTAAATCTTCAATAGATATTTCCATGCCTATACAATTTAGAACAATAGGTGAACTATTCCTACCTCCTGAACAAGTAAAACATCTATGGCAATGTGTTTTAGTTGCTTATGAAAGAAAATGCTGA
- a CDS encoding HNH endonuclease: MSHKLKVGELQEHYLTDEEIWRIFTIVLSTKSVKSSTYKFALLKSLIENLYQVNDNFELSYDQLAYSFTKIYWNLIVHHNLVQQNSNPKKNAKVVSLIQETQQKYSIPSEFNWDKIDPSIQINLVSKVKTTMKANVFGALYGDTRGKFYAFDHKREYFKLNPAVHTFMLNYQRLIVNLTNYHMAAMIEELNEVPSINYLLGKVESIARRTSLRPFEKLLMTYFEESCFYCGKALTGMKRETHVDHFIPWSFVQSDNIWNLVLACNRCNSSKSDKLPEKQYLEFIIDRNQTLTEKKEDSTVHQLMTNYKEKKIIMLYDYSIKNGYDTIWCP; this comes from the coding sequence TTGAGTCATAAACTTAAAGTAGGTGAACTGCAAGAACATTATTTAACAGACGAGGAGATATGGCGGATTTTTACGATAGTTTTATCAACAAAGTCTGTTAAATCTTCTACATATAAATTCGCACTACTAAAATCACTTATCGAAAATTTGTATCAAGTAAATGATAATTTTGAATTAAGCTATGACCAACTAGCATACTCTTTTACAAAGATCTACTGGAACTTAATAGTTCACCATAATCTAGTACAGCAAAATAGTAATCCAAAGAAAAATGCTAAAGTTGTTTCACTCATTCAAGAGACTCAACAAAAGTATTCTATTCCTTCCGAATTTAATTGGGATAAAATAGATCCTAGCATTCAGATAAACCTAGTAAGTAAAGTTAAAACAACCATGAAGGCGAATGTTTTCGGAGCTCTATACGGGGATACAAGAGGAAAGTTCTATGCATTTGATCATAAAAGAGAATATTTCAAACTAAACCCTGCTGTTCACACGTTTATGTTAAATTATCAACGATTGATTGTTAATCTTACAAATTATCATATGGCTGCCATGATAGAAGAACTAAATGAAGTACCAAGTATTAATTACCTTCTTGGTAAGGTAGAAAGTATTGCAAGACGTACTTCCTTAAGACCTTTTGAGAAGCTATTAATGACCTATTTTGAAGAGAGTTGTTTTTACTGTGGAAAAGCACTAACAGGAATGAAACGAGAAACACATGTTGATCATTTTATCCCTTGGTCGTTTGTGCAATCAGACAACATTTGGAATCTCGTATTAGCATGTAACAGGTGTAACAGCTCCAAAAGCGATAAACTCCCAGAAAAGCAATATTTAGAGTTCATCATCGATAGAAACCAAACCTTAACGGAAAAGAAAGAAGATTCAACCGTTCATCAGTTAATGACAAACTATAAAGAGAAAAAGATCATTATGCTTTACGATTATTCTATCAAAAATGGGTATGATACAATCTGGTGTCCATAG
- a CDS encoding ATP-dependent Lon protease, with translation MKLLGSILLAGILGILIFFGPIGVYILGTIVLGIILRSYMLLNDIHKKAVPTGSVDEVQLAYEKYLKEKEERESIEADLKE, from the coding sequence ATGAAATTATTAGGATCTATTTTGTTGGCAGGTATTTTAGGTATTTTGATTTTCTTTGGACCTATTGGTGTTTATATTTTAGGTACAATAGTATTGGGAATTATTCTTAGGTCATACATGTTGTTAAATGATATACATAAAAAAGCAGTACCAACTGGAAGCGTAGATGAAGTTCAGTTGGCTTATGAAAAGTATTTAAAAGAAAAAGAAGAAAGGGAATCAATTGAGGCAGATTTAAAAGAGTAA
- a CDS encoding alpha/beta hydrolase, translating to MNALNRERMISVYLPKEYENSNKDYPVLYMHDAQNLYRDEDSFFGSSWRIADCLEEIGLELIVVGIDCNAEGTKRTDEFGPWIIEKSINRGLEIDELIDLGGEGEQYINFIVEELKPYIDKKYKTKVDDTAMAGSSAGGLISTYAMCKYPSIFKRVAALSNAYWLSQKEIEELTEKSNLSDIKKFYFDVGTKEQTATFGSDEYINSNISFKNVIDVKNINYRFEIVENAVHNEVAWRERFPAILKYLYQD from the coding sequence ATGAACGCATTAAATAGAGAACGAATGATAAGTGTTTATCTTCCGAAAGAATACGAGAATTCTAATAAAGATTATCCAGTTTTATATATGCACGATGCTCAAAATTTGTATCGAGATGAAGATTCATTTTTTGGTTCTAGTTGGAGAATTGCAGATTGTCTAGAGGAAATTGGTCTTGAACTTATTGTTGTTGGTATTGATTGTAACGCAGAAGGAACAAAACGAACAGATGAATTTGGTCCATGGATAATTGAAAAAAGTATAAATAGAGGTTTAGAAATCGATGAATTGATTGATTTAGGGGGAGAAGGAGAACAATATATTAATTTTATAGTAGAAGAATTAAAACCATATATTGATAAGAAGTACAAGACCAAAGTAGATGATACGGCAATGGCAGGAAGTTCTGCAGGCGGGCTTATTTCTACATATGCAATGTGTAAATATCCATCTATATTTAAAAGAGTCGCTGCGCTATCTAATGCTTATTGGCTAAGTCAAAAAGAAATAGAAGAGCTGACTGAAAAAAGTAATTTATCTGATATAAAAAAGTTCTATTTTGATGTAGGTACGAAAGAGCAAACTGCCACATTTGGTTCAGACGAATACATAAACTCAAATATTTCCTTTAAAAATGTAATCGATGTAAAGAATATCAATTATCGTTTTGAAATTGTAGAGAATGCAGTTCATAACGAAGTTGCTTGGCGAGAGAGGTTTCCTGCAATTCTTAAATATTTATATCAAGACTAA